In Scyliorhinus torazame isolate Kashiwa2021f chromosome 18, sScyTor2.1, whole genome shotgun sequence, the following are encoded in one genomic region:
- the c18h6orf120 gene encoding UPF0669 protein C6orf120 homolog, translating to MAWLWRVLPMVFLWQLALAVAGGPPANEPVPEDWILLYVYQGQIVPGNYSYVYLDDSGRLVLRMDSPRGDADLYVSDSTQKPSFDDYALQSTTCGRDWVAVPARFRRPVAVAVYGHPSHLETEFEMRVYLDQEVTEDPFAELSYQPDEATGDRTPGDTIQEEKSVMWTIMIGILKLVLEILF from the coding sequence ATGGCCTGGCTCTGGAGGGTGCTTCCGATGGTGTTCCTGTGGCAGCTGGCGCtggccgtggcaggtggaccccctgccaatgagccagtcccagaggactggatacTTCTCTATGTGTACCAAGGCCAGATTGTGCCTGGAAACTACAGCTACGTGTATCTTGACGATAGTGGCCGGCTGGTGTTGCGGATGGACAGTCCCCGGGGCGATGCTGACCTCTACGTCTCTGACTCCACCCAGAAACCCAGCTTTGATGACTACGCGCTGCAGTCTACCACCTGCGGCAGGGACTGGGTGGCAGTGCCTGCTAGGTTCCGCCGACCGGTGGCTGTCGCTGTCTATGGCCATCCCTCGCACCTGGAGACCGAGTTTGAAATGAGGGTGTATCTGGACCAGGAGGTGACAGAGGACCCGTTTGCTGAACTCTCCTACCAGCCCGATGAAGCCACTGGTGACAGGACCCCGGGGGATACAATACAGGAGGAGAAGTCGGTAATGTGGACCATAATGATTGGCATTCTCAAGCTGGTGCTGGAAATCCTGTTTTGA